AGTCGGCGATCCGGCGCAGGTTGCACTTGAAGTGCCCGACATACACGGGATCGAACCGGACCAGCGTGGTGAACAGCCGGATGTCGGCCTCGGTCAGCCGCGCACCCATCAGGTAGCGGCCGCGATCGAGGCGGGCGTCGAGGGCGTCGAGCTCGTCGAAGAGCGCCGTCACCGCCTCCTCGTAGGCCTCTTGCGCGGTCGCGAAGCCGGCCTTGTAGACGCCGTTATTGACCCGGTCGTAGACCCGGGCATTGAGGGCATCGATCTCGGGTCGCAGGTCCTCCGGGTAGAGGTCGGGTCCACTGCCGCCGAACGCGCCATTCAGCATCCGGATGATCTCGGCCGACTCGTTCGACACGATCGTGCCGCGCACCTTGTCCCACAGGACCGGCACGGTGACCCGGCCGGTATAGTGGGGATCGGCCTTGAGGTAGACCTCGTAGAGCCGGCTCGCGCCGTTGAGCGTGTCCGGCCCGGCGCCCGGGCTGTCGCCGAACACCCAG
This is a stretch of genomic DNA from Methylobacterium sp. 17Sr1-1. It encodes these proteins:
- a CDS encoding glutathione S-transferase family protein produces the protein MGLLVDGVWHDQWYDTKETGGRFVRKDAAFRNWVTPDGRSGPSGEGGFPAEAGRYHLYVSLACPWAHRTLIVRALKGLEDAVSVSVVDPHMGREGWVFGDSPGAGPDTLNGASRLYEVYLKADPHYTGRVTVPVLWDKVRGTIVSNESAEIIRMLNGAFGGSGPDLYPEDLRPEIDALNARVYDRVNNGVYKAGFATAQEAYEEAVTALFDELDALDARLDRGRYLMGARLTEADIRLFTTLVRFDPVYVGHFKCNLRRIADYPNLAPYLRDLYQTPGIAPTVNLTHIKRHYYESHPTINPTGIVPLGPVLDYEAPHGRAERFGT